The Maridesulfovibrio salexigens DSM 2638 region AACTTTGCCCTCATTGCAAAAATATGGAGAAGGTGCTCGTCAAATTCGGTGCCAAGGCTCCGCAGGTTGCTCTTTTCAGCGTGGATAGTGAGAAACATGTGAACCTGATGTCCGAATATGCTTTTGAGCGCGTTCCTACACTGCTTTTCATTCGTGAAGGCAAGGTAATCAAGACCCATTCCGGGCTCATGAATCCGCGTGAGCTGAAAGCCCTTTACGCATCCCTGTAACGACTCCGGAGGCGATCATGAGCAATGCATATGATCTAATAATTCTTGGGGGCGGTGTTGCGGGGATGACCTCGGCCATCTATGCATCCCGGGCCAACCTGAAAGTCCTTTTGCTGGATGAGAACGCTTGCGGCGGGCTGGTCAACTGGACCAAGGTGGTTGAAAACATGCCATCTTATAAATCCATCGGCGGTATGGAGCTGGTGGAACGTGTTCAGGAGCAGGTAGAAGAGCTCGGCGTGACTGTCGAAGAGGCTGCCTGTATTGATTCAATGGATCTTTCCGGAACAATTAAGACCATTGAGGCTGACGACGAAGTATATACAGCCAAAGCTGTCATTGTCGCCACAGGACGGAAACCGGCTCCGTTGGAGGCTGCCGGTGATTGCGAACAGGTGCATTATTGTGCCGTTTGTGATGGCTCAGCGTATATCGACAAGCGGGTTCTCATTGTAGGGGGAGGCAACAGCGGTTTTGACGAAGCTCTTTCTTTGCTTGATCTGGGGATTAGCGAACTGACCCTTATCGAAAAAATGGACCGTTTTTTTGCTGCTTCGTCCACGCAGGCCCAGCTCGCGGAGCGTAGTAACGCTACCATGCATCTTTCAACTGAAGTTGTATCTGTAAACCATAGTGATAAGCTCGAGTCTGTCACATTTCGCAACGTTGAAACAGGCGAAGAGTATACTCACGAATGTGACGGTATTTTTGTTTTCATGGGGCAGCATCCCGGAACCGAATCTTTTGCTGAGTTGCTTGATCTTGATGCTGATGGTTACATAGTTACAGATGATGACATGGCGACATCCGTTCCCGGAGTGTTTGCCGCAGGTGACGTAAGGCCCAAGAAGTACCGCCAGATAACCACTGCCATGTCCGATGGGACCATAGCGGCTCTTGAAGCGGAACGTTTTATCCACAGTATGAAGTAATTTATGTTAGGGCTCAGGATTAATATTCTTGACCCTGACACAAGCAAGGCTGAGCGGGCCGCAAGGCGACTCCGTTCTCTCCTTAAAGGCGAGGGCGTTCAGGCTTGTGTTCAGGTCACTACTTGTTATCTGGAAATTTCAAGGCAGGGGTTGAAGGATAAAACCCCTGTGATTTCAGTAAATAATATAAATTATCAATGTAAAAGTCTTAACGATTCCCTTCTTGCCGATTTTTCTGCATGGCTGGCCAGTAATTTGGACTGTCATTTGAACGAAAATGTCATTTCCTGATTTCACGGCAGACGATTGCTTTCAATAGAGTAAAATCACTGGTCAAGAAAATGTAATGCAGACCAGTCAGACTTTCCATAGAAATAAAAGCCTTACGAAGAATTATCTTTGTAAGGCTTTTGTTTTTGGCGTGCAATTTATAGTGGCGTTGAAATTTATTGAGGCTATCCCTTTTAGTGTAATGCTTCCTGTTTCTAATTGACCTGAGTCATTTTATTAGGAAGTAACCTAATGGTATTTTTGAGATACAGATAGTTTTGCTTTTTTTAGTCATTTTTTTTGCCATAAATTTATGAAAATGATAATATTTCAATATGTAACTGATATTTGTCTACGAGATCAGCGGTTGAAATTAGTATATATGAATAGGTGAGTTATGCGTAAGTTCTATGAAGGTAAATTAATAAGGAAGGCCATTGTGATGATTCTTGCTTTTAGCTTTGTAGGTCTCCTGATTGTTTTTTATTTTTATTTTAAGTCGTTGGATGATTTAGCTGCTGAAAACATGCGCCAAAGGGTAATGGTTGCGTTAGAAGTTGAGACAAGTATTCAGCAGGAAATACTTGAAGAGTATACATTTTGGGATGAAGCATACGACAATTGCATTGAAAATGTGAATGAAAAATGGATTTCACTTAATACCGGAGACTACATATTCAGTCAGCTTGGTGTTGCTTTTAGCTTGGCAATAGATCCGAGTGGGAGTTTTACTTATGTAGATGCTGCTGATGATCAAAAAATGAGTTTGTATAAGCAGCTGCTTGGGCCGGAGATAGATTCCCTTTTGAAAAAGGTGCCAGGAAGCTCTCTGCCAACAAAAGTTGTTAGCGGATATGTTACTATTGGGGATGATTTTTACCTTGTAAGTGTTGGCCCATTTATAAGTGAAAAAACAAAACAGATACGTTTTCCTGCTAGTTATTTGGCTTTTGGAAAGAAGATAGATTCTGATTATATTAAAAAGATCGGCGAAAAATATAGATTAAATAATCTTGATTTTAGATATAGATTTGAAGACTGCGACCATAGTCTTAAGATACATGATCAAGCGAACCGTTTGATCGGATGCGTAGTATGGGACAAAGTTTATCCCAGCCGGGAAATTTTGCCGTTTCTTACTTTAGTGGTCTGCTTATTCTATCTCGTAGCTAGTGGTATTTGTATGGTCGTATTGAAGCGGGAAGCCGGGAATATTAAAGAGCAGGAAGAGCATTTATATTTCATGGCCACCAAAGATTATCTCACAGGTGTCAGCAACAGAAGACATGTAATGGAACTTGGACAGCAGATGCTTGCCGCACATCAGAGGAGTGCGTGTAATCTTTCAGTGCTTGTCTTGGATATCGACTATTTCAAGACAATAAATGACCAGTTTGGGCATGAGGTTGGGGACCGGGCTCTAAGCTCTTTTTCGAAGTTATGCTCAGGGGTGCTACGTTCCTCCGATGTTTTCGGTCGCTTCGGGGGAGAAGAATTTTTAGCAGTACTCCATGATACAGAAATTGACGAAGCAGTTGAGGTGGCTGAAAGGATGCGCAGAACTGTTGAAAAGGGGTCCGTCAATAGTGATGGTCTTCCCCAGTTAACAGTCAGCATCGGTGTTGCAGTTGACTTTCCCGGCGATGATTTTGAAATGATTATACGCAGAGCTGATGAAGCCTTATTTAAAGCCAAGTCAAAAGGTCGTAATCTGGTTGAAGTTTATGATGGAAGTGATGTTGGCTGAGTTGTAAAGATTTGATTTATCCCTGATCTTCATCACAATTATAAGTTAACCAGCGCGGATAATATAAATTATAATGAATTGCGAGAAGGCGGAAAGAAATAATTGTAGCAACACCGCATAGCCATGCACTGTTGAATCCTGGAGTAAATTGGTCGAGCAGTGCATACAGAATTGCTCCTAACAGAGCCGGTGTTGCGTAGAATTCTCGCCCGAGTAGTAAGGGCATCCTTCCGGTTAGAACGTCACGCAGCATGCCGCCTGAAATTCCGGTAATAAGTCCCATAAGTACAGAAACCGTATAGTTGTTGCCTAAACTAAGGGCTTTTTGCATGGCGGTAATGGTAAAAAGGGCCATTCCAAATGTATCGATATAGATAAATAATTTCAGAATACGGGAAACAGAACGGACGCAAAAGAATGTCGCAATTGCAGCTATTATTGCCACCCACAGGTAAGTCAGATCTGCTATCCAGAAGACCGGACGGGAATCTAGAATCATATCTCTTATTGTACCGCCCCCAAGGGCTGTAACAACACCAAGCAAAACGATACTGAAAATATCCATATTACGTTTGCCTGCTGCAATTACCCCGGTTACGGAAAAAGCAACGATTCCTAACATTCCTAGATAATAAACCATGAAGATCTATCCTTTCAAGATGCCTAATCCTCGCCTATATCACCGCGCGGGAAAGTAATGGTAAAACATGCCCCGAGGTCTTCTTTAGTGGAAGCGGAGATTGTTCCATTGTAGTCCTTGATTATTCCGTAGGATATGGAAAGGCCGAGCCCGGTCCCTTTGCCTACGTCTTTAGTGGTAAAGAAAGGTTCGAAGAGACGGGTCTGAATGGGGTCCGGGATTCCCGGTCCTGTATCGCAAATCTCAATGACTACATTCTCATCAGTAAAGTCTGTGGTTATGTAAATTTTCTTGTTGTCGGCAAGAGGAACACTGTCCTTCCAGCGTTCTTCGATCGCATCGCGGGCATTAATAAGCAGGTTGATGACCACCTGTTCAAGTCGGTTGGAATCAGCTTTGATTATGGGAAGGTGGCTGTTGAGGTTCCATTCCACGCTGATGTTGCGCAGGGTGAGCTGTCTGCTGAAGAAATCAAAACCGCGCCTGAGCACATCGTTGACCTGTACGGGCATGGTTTTCATGTCGGATTTTCGACCGAACTCACGCATGTGCTCGATGATCTTGCTGGCACGGTTGACGTGGGTATCCACACCTTCTGCCATTTCCTTTAGAACTTTGGGCTCAACCTGCTGGTTGCGAGTTACCTTACGCATGAGCAGATTACTGATGGTCTTAAGAATCGCCAGCGGCTGGTTAAGCTCATGAGCAACACCGGATGCCATTTCCCCGAGAGTACTCATTTTGCTGGCCTGAATAAGTTGCTGTTCCGCTTCGAGTTTTTGCGTAACATCACTGCAGGTGACGATCAGGGTACGATTGCCGTCAAATTCCGCAGGAGAGATTCTAAGCATGGCGTAAATTGTATTGCCTGACTTAGTAAGGTGTGAGCAAGGGCCGATTTCTTTCCTTACTTTGATCAGATGCTCATAGTCATTTTGTTCTTCTTCTCTAAATAGTTTGAGAAAAGAACTTCCTAGAATCATATCACGTGAATATCCATAGATCTCCTCAACCGGATCATTGCAGTTCAGGATGGTCAGGTCTTCTGCGTCCAGCACGAATACGGCCTGCGGAATAGAATCAAAAATTGCGTGATAGCGCAGCTCGGAGGCTGCAAGGCTTTCTTCAAGTTCCTTGCGGCGGGTAATATCGAGCATCATTTCCATGGCAGCAACAATTTTGCCTTCCCTATCTTTGATAGGGGAGGTGTATACTATCCAGTGGATAGGCTTGCCATCCTTGGAAAGCCCGGATTCCTCACTCATATGCGGGGTCAGGTCAAAGAAGGTTCTTTCGACCGGACATTCTTCACATTTGCGGTCTCGGTCTTTGTTGATCTGGTAACACTGTCTGCCACGCGGTTTACCGAAATGTTTTTCATAAGCTTTGTTATGACGGATAACCTTGAAATTTAGGTCGACCACAGAGACCAGACAGGGAACGTTGTCGAACAGGTCGCGGTACTCTTCTTTCTGTTCAAGAAGGGCACGGTGTTTTTCCTGAACCTGCCTGCCCATCATGTTGAAGGCATCTGCAAGAGTACCGATTTCATCAGTCTGGGCTAGTTGGATTTCAACAAAATCCTGAGCAGATCCGAATTTTCGTGTGGCAGTGATCAGTGTTCTGATAGGTTTAAAAATGAAATTGTAGGCAAAAACAAACAGGGCTCCAAAGGTGGCGATAAATACAACCAGTGCTATGCCGAAGTTGGCTTGTTCAAAGGTGGTAAGTATGGAGTCCTTTTTTTCTGTAGAAATTTCAAGGTCCAGCAGTCCGAGCAGTTGTTCGTCTTTAGCGTGAACATGGCAGGGGCCGGGAGCACAGCCCTCGGAATTGGGGATCGGTGTCATTATCCCCATGAATTTTTTACCGTTGATGGTCTTTAGTCTGGTGCGCTGCTCAAGACTCATGGTTGCCGGAGGATTGTCCAATTGGTGACAGTTCCAGCAGGGTGGACTTTTTATGTCGATGACGTTGAGAATTTCATCCGGATCATTTGAATAGATGATCTGGCCTTTTTTGTTAATGACCCGGATGGATTTGATTTCACCTTGTCTGCTGATGTTGTTGATATCATTTTGAATAAATTCTTTTGAATCAAGCATCATGGCGTGATGCAGGCTCAGCAGTACTGTGTCGGAAAGCATGGCAATATCGGATTGAATATTGCCGGTGACATTCTTCTTAAAGAAAACCACATTAAAGCTCGTCCAGAGAATCACACTTAGAAGAAGGGTGACTCCACCGGAGAGGAGCATTTTCATGATCAGGGTGTGGCGGTATTTTTTAAACACTCAACATCCTGCGTATTATGATTTTCTATTACTCGGGCCTGTCCATGGGACAAAGGCGGGCATCTTTAATCAGGTCGGCCAGAGTGTACGAATCAAGCATCTTATACATGGCTTGGTTTGCATCGTCCCAGATGGAACGGCGCAAACAGACGGCTGCTCTGGTGCAGGTGGTCATGTCTCCATCGCAATCGAGAATTTTGTCTTCTCCCTCTAGGGCTTCGGTGAGTTTGCCGAGTGAAATTTCTTCAGGTGCCATTGTCAGCACATTCCCGCCGTTGGGACCGCGCTTTCCCTTGATGTAGCCTGACTCTTTGAGGATTTTGAGGATCTTTTCGAGATACTTCAGTGAAATGTTTTCTCTACGTGCTGAATCTTTACTGGGAACAGGACCATTTTCCGAGTGAAGGGCAATGTCGAGCAGCAGACGTGCTCCGTATCTTGAACGGGTGGTAAGTTTCATTAAATTAATTGTCGCTGTTTAAAATTATTAGAATATTCTATAGCTTCTTAAGCTCTTATAGCAGGATGCCGTCAAGATTGAAAGTAGCGGCAATCATTACACTATACACAAGGACAAGGTCTGGGCTGTTTTTTGATCTCGGCCTTTCTGGGCAGTAAGATTGTAAACGTCGTTCCCTGGTTTGGTTCAGATTCTACGCTTATCTTGCCGCCGTGCTGCTCAATTGTCTGGTTGGAAATGAACAGACCTATTCCGGTACCCCGTTTGCCTTTGGAAGAAAAGAAAAGAGTAAATATCTTTTCACGGGTTTCCTGATCCATGCCCGAGCCGTTGTCACTGATCTTGATTTCGATCTCGTCTGCTATTTCTCGGGCGGATATGTTTATAGAATATTCCTTGTCTGGAAGCGGCGAATCACAGGCATCCACTGCATTCTCCAGAAAGTTTACTAAAGCGGCAGACATGGAGCTGGTATCTATTTCAATATTGCCGAGTTCTTTGGGAATGTCGATGTTATAGGAAACATTTGCAGCAGCAGCTTTCGTCGCAATCAGAGCTGCGGTATCGCGCAGGAAGTTACCAGCGCCAATGGTCTCGGTCTCGATTTCGCGGGATTTTGCGTAGTAAAGGATGTCCAGCACCATTTTTTTGACCCGGCCAACCACATCTTTCAAAGTTTTGGTAGCATCTTCAACTCTGGTGGAATCATTTTTACGCAGACCGGATTCAAGGCGGTATAAGCCTCCATCCAGAGCAGTAAGCATCCCTTTTACACCATGAGACATGGAACCAAGCATGAAACCAAGTGATGTCAGGTGATCCTGAAGTCGACGAATCTCGGTAATGTCAGTAGACATTTCCATTACCTGCTTGATCTCTCCATATGCATTACGCAGAGGGGCAGACCAGACCAGCATGTTTTTCTGTTCGCCGTTTTTGGTTGTAACTACTGTCTCCATCTGGTGTGATTCACCGTCTTTGAAAGTACGCTGGACCGGACATTCATCACAGGGAGTATCACGGTGTTTGTAGGATGAGTAGCAGGTGCCTCCAATCGGTTCCAGAAAGTCATCCTTAAAACGCCGGTTAACTTCCGCTATGGTGTAGTCCTTGTTTTGGACAGAGATATAGCAGGGGGCTTCGTCAAAAAGACGCTGAAATTTTGATTGCGTTTCAAGCAGTTCATCACGCAAACGTTGCAGCTCGGTCATATCCACGGAAATATCGAGAACAAGTTCGATCTCTCCATTCTTAGCGGGGATGGGAGCCGTATAGACGGTTACAGGGATTTCTTCTCCGTCTTCTGTTATAAAAGTTTCCTTGCTGCGCTGGCCTTTACCGGTCTGGAAGGTAAGTTGAACCGGACATGCGTTCCCTGCTGAAGTTCGGTCGGAGTATATATCAAAGCTGTTTTTACCGACCACGTCACCGAGACGTTCTTTGAGAAGTTTGTTTGTGGCGACAATTTCGAGGTAGCGGTTGTGGATGGAGACCAGACAGGGAAGTTCGTTAAACATGCTGCTCTCGGATTCCACTTCATGGGCCGCATTCGATAGGGCGTCAGTAATCCCTTCCACAACCTGACAGGCAGCGTTCTGGCGTTCAAGCTCAACAATGCGGCTGGTCTTTTCTTCGACCATTTTTTCGAGATTTTCTGTGTATTCCTTAACCTGCCGCTTAAGATGAATTTTTTCCATTACCCGCTCAAGAGAGAGTTCAAGAACATCATCATCAACGGGTTTGGTAATAAAGTCGGCAGCATCGTTCTTAAGAGATTCAATGGCCAGATCAAGATCTCCATGCCCAGTAAGCATGATGACTTCAATGTGCGGATGGTCTTCTTT contains the following coding sequences:
- a CDS encoding sensor domain-containing diguanylate cyclase, which gives rise to MRKFYEGKLIRKAIVMILAFSFVGLLIVFYFYFKSLDDLAAENMRQRVMVALEVETSIQQEILEEYTFWDEAYDNCIENVNEKWISLNTGDYIFSQLGVAFSLAIDPSGSFTYVDAADDQKMSLYKQLLGPEIDSLLKKVPGSSLPTKVVSGYVTIGDDFYLVSVGPFISEKTKQIRFPASYLAFGKKIDSDYIKKIGEKYRLNNLDFRYRFEDCDHSLKIHDQANRLIGCVVWDKVYPSREILPFLTLVVCLFYLVASGICMVVLKREAGNIKEQEEHLYFMATKDYLTGVSNRRHVMELGQQMLAAHQRSACNLSVLVLDIDYFKTINDQFGHEVGDRALSSFSKLCSGVLRSSDVFGRFGGEEFLAVLHDTEIDEAVEVAERMRRTVEKGSVNSDGLPQLTVSIGVAVDFPGDDFEMIIRRADEALFKAKSKGRNLVEVYDGSDVG
- a CDS encoding response regulator, translated to MSDNKIMLVDDEEGLRRFLGLTLMDFGYTVETAENGVEALKLLENFHPDIIVTDIKMPRMDGIDLLKAIKEDHPHIEVIMLTGHGDLDLAIESLKNDAADFITKPVDDDVLELSLERVMEKIHLKRQVKEYTENLEKMVEEKTSRIVELERQNAACQVVEGITDALSNAAHEVESESSMFNELPCLVSIHNRYLEIVATNKLLKERLGDVVGKNSFDIYSDRTSAGNACPVQLTFQTGKGQRSKETFITEDGEEIPVTVYTAPIPAKNGEIELVLDISVDMTELQRLRDELLETQSKFQRLFDEAPCYISVQNKDYTIAEVNRRFKDDFLEPIGGTCYSSYKHRDTPCDECPVQRTFKDGESHQMETVVTTKNGEQKNMLVWSAPLRNAYGEIKQVMEMSTDITEIRRLQDHLTSLGFMLGSMSHGVKGMLTALDGGLYRLESGLRKNDSTRVEDATKTLKDVVGRVKKMVLDILYYAKSREIETETIGAGNFLRDTAALIATKAAAANVSYNIDIPKELGNIEIDTSSMSAALVNFLENAVDACDSPLPDKEYSINISAREIADEIEIKISDNGSGMDQETREKIFTLFFSSKGKRGTGIGLFISNQTIEQHGGKISVESEPNQGTTFTILLPRKAEIKKQPRPCPCV
- a CDS encoding NAD(P)/FAD-dependent oxidoreductase — its product is MSNAYDLIILGGGVAGMTSAIYASRANLKVLLLDENACGGLVNWTKVVENMPSYKSIGGMELVERVQEQVEELGVTVEEAACIDSMDLSGTIKTIEADDEVYTAKAVIVATGRKPAPLEAAGDCEQVHYCAVCDGSAYIDKRVLIVGGGNSGFDEALSLLDLGISELTLIEKMDRFFAASSTQAQLAERSNATMHLSTEVVSVNHSDKLESVTFRNVETGEEYTHECDGIFVFMGQHPGTESFAELLDLDADGYIVTDDDMATSVPGVFAAGDVRPKKYRQITTAMSDGTIAALEAERFIHSMK
- a CDS encoding thioredoxin family protein; amino-acid sequence: MSEIKDITELASVEHFGSLDEAIVIFYKELCPHCKNMEKVLVKFGAKAPQVALFSVDSEKHVNLMSEYAFERVPTLLFIREGKVIKTHSGLMNPRELKALYASL
- a CDS encoding RrF2 family transcriptional regulator, which encodes MKLTTRSRYGARLLLDIALHSENGPVPSKDSARRENISLKYLEKILKILKESGYIKGKRGPNGGNVLTMAPEEISLGKLTEALEGEDKILDCDGDMTTCTRAAVCLRRSIWDDANQAMYKMLDSYTLADLIKDARLCPMDRPE
- a CDS encoding PAS domain S-box protein, which produces MFKKYRHTLIMKMLLSGGVTLLLSVILWTSFNVVFFKKNVTGNIQSDIAMLSDTVLLSLHHAMMLDSKEFIQNDINNISRQGEIKSIRVINKKGQIIYSNDPDEILNVIDIKSPPCWNCHQLDNPPATMSLEQRTRLKTINGKKFMGIMTPIPNSEGCAPGPCHVHAKDEQLLGLLDLEISTEKKDSILTTFEQANFGIALVVFIATFGALFVFAYNFIFKPIRTLITATRKFGSAQDFVEIQLAQTDEIGTLADAFNMMGRQVQEKHRALLEQKEEYRDLFDNVPCLVSVVDLNFKVIRHNKAYEKHFGKPRGRQCYQINKDRDRKCEECPVERTFFDLTPHMSEESGLSKDGKPIHWIVYTSPIKDREGKIVAAMEMMLDITRRKELEESLAASELRYHAIFDSIPQAVFVLDAEDLTILNCNDPVEEIYGYSRDMILGSSFLKLFREEEQNDYEHLIKVRKEIGPCSHLTKSGNTIYAMLRISPAEFDGNRTLIVTCSDVTQKLEAEQQLIQASKMSTLGEMASGVAHELNQPLAILKTISNLLMRKVTRNQQVEPKVLKEMAEGVDTHVNRASKIIEHMREFGRKSDMKTMPVQVNDVLRRGFDFFSRQLTLRNISVEWNLNSHLPIIKADSNRLEQVVINLLINARDAIEERWKDSVPLADNKKIYITTDFTDENVVIEICDTGPGIPDPIQTRLFEPFFTTKDVGKGTGLGLSISYGIIKDYNGTISASTKEDLGACFTITFPRGDIGED
- a CDS encoding trimeric intracellular cation channel family protein, whose translation is MVYYLGMLGIVAFSVTGVIAAGKRNMDIFSIVLLGVVTALGGGTIRDMILDSRPVFWIADLTYLWVAIIAAIATFFCVRSVSRILKLFIYIDTFGMALFTITAMQKALSLGNNYTVSVLMGLITGISGGMLRDVLTGRMPLLLGREFYATPALLGAILYALLDQFTPGFNSAWLCGVATIISFRLLAIHYNLYYPRWLTYNCDEDQG